A stretch of DNA from Euzebyales bacterium:
CCTCGCCGACCGCCTCGACGGTCTGGCTCTGCAGGATGATGAAGCCCCAGAAGATGAATGCGTGCAGCACGCCGACGCCGGACCACGCAAGGATCTTGCGTTGGCCGAGCACCTCGTCGACCAGCGACGTCCACCGTCTCCGCACCTGGGCCAGCCGCTCGGGCATCGGCTGCGCGACGCCGAGCAGGCGCACCAGGTACAGCAGCCGCCTCCCACCGAAGAACGCGCCCGCGCCGAGGATGGCCAGGCCCCCCACCAACCGCACGATGTCCAGCGTGTCCATGATGCTCCTTGCTGCGGGCTGACCGGCCCCCAGCGGACGGGATGCTACGACGCACGCTACTAGCCACCTGCCCCCGGCGACAGCCTGGTGGGGTCAGGACGGGCGGCCACCGCGGCGCGATCTCCTGCGCGTTCAGCGCTCGGTGACGGGTCAGGCGTCTTCGGGCTCGAGCGCGTAGCCCAGACCACGCAACGCCGATCCGGTGCCCACGATCGCAGCGACCCGCTTGCTGCTCGCCATGGCAGCCGCCACGCAGTCTCCGTAGGTGAGCGTGACGTCGGGATTGGCCGCCATCACGGCGAACGCGCGCTGACGCAGCTGGTCGTCGCTGTCGACGATCCGGATGCCGCCGCCGCGCACGGACTGCGCGAGCGCATCGCGGAAGGCGACGGCCCGGTACAGGCCGGGGTCGCGTCGCAGTGCCGTGGCTGCCTCGGCGACGGCGATGTCGGTGGTGACGAGCAGATCGCGCTGTTCGAGCAGCCGCTCGAAGTGGCTCAGCATGCTCTTGTGCGTGGGGTGACCGGGCCGCAGCAGGGCGATCATCGCGCCGCTCTCGACGTAGACCTGGCGCATCAGGACCGCCCGCTGCGCTGCCGGCCATGCGAGCGCAGCGGCGTCGACCCATTGCGGGCCAGATCGAGCAGCGGAGCGAACCCCCCGCCGGAGTTCTGGTGCTCGAGGTAGTGCCGCAGAGCTCGCCGCACGTGTTCGGCCTCGGACAACCCGGTGCGCCCGGCGAGCAGCTTCAGCTCGTGATCGAGGTCCTCGTCGAGGTACAGCTGCTTTCGTATCATCGCGGTCCTGAGCGTAGAGCATTCTGCGACAGTGCCCCGAACTCGGTCACCCGCAGGCCCGCCGTCCACTACTGTTGGTGCATGATCGTGCGTGCGCTGCTGCCGGCGGTCCTGCTGCTGGTGCTGGCGGCGTGCGGCCAGGGCGGGCCTGTGTCCCAGGACACCGGGGGTGACACCGCGGTTCCCACTTCGTCCGCCGCACTGACGGTGGATCCCGCGACGCTTCGTCCGTCTGAGGGCTTCGACGTCTCCGAGGTCGTCTTCACCGATGGCGACGAGCGGATCACGATGCCGGTTCTCGTCGCCGACGAACCGTCGCTGCGATCGACCGGGCTGATGCGCCGGACCGAGCTGGCCGACGACGCAGGCATGCTGTTCGTGTTCGACGAGCCCACCAGCGGCGCGTTCTGGATGAAAGACACGCTGCTGCCGCTGTCGATCGCCTTCGTCGGCTCGGACGGCACCGTCCAGCAGGTGCTCGACATGGAGCCGTGCGCCGCCAATCCCTGCCCCCGCTACACGCCCGACGACCCCTACGTACGCGCGGTGGAGGCGAATCAGGGATACTTCGCTGCACACGACATCACGGTCGGGTGGTCGCTGGAGTTCGGCGGACGTGGCGGAGGTGGGCAATGACGGTCTGGGTGATGTGGCTCGTGGCCGTCGTCGTGCTGTTGCTGCCGGTTGCGCTGATGGTGATCTTCCACGGCCAGGACGTCGCGGACAGTCGCGGCCGCCGCATCAGCAGCCGCTGGCGGCGTCGACGCTGACCGCTGGGCGTGCATCGGCGCGGCACCGACCGACGAGGTGATGTGCGCAGCCGAGCGCGCTGGTCGCGGCTGGAAGGTGTGCACCGCCGTACGCTGAGCCGCCATGATCGACTTCACCGGCAGGACAGCACTGGTCACCGGATCGTCGCGTGGCATCGGGGCCGCGATCGCACGCCGCCTCGCTGCGCTCGGTGCGACCGTGGCCGTGCACTACCGCGCCGAGCAGGCCGCCGCGGAAGCGACGCTGGTCGGCCTCACCGGTGACGGACACCTGATCGTTGGCGCGGACATCACTGACCCCGATGCGGTCGGCCGTATGGTCGCCCAGGTCGTCGCGGCACTCGGCGGGATCGACGTGCTCGTCAACAACGCGGGTGTCTACACCCACCATCCGCTCGACGACGTGAGCTACGACGACTGGCAGGAGGCGTGGACCGACACGCTGGCGGTCAACCTGCTCGGAGCCGCCAACCTCACGTGGTGCGTCGCGCGGCACATGATCGACACCGGTCGCGCCGGACGGATCGTCAACGTCTCGTCGCGCGGTGCGTTCCGTGGTGAGCCCGACCATCCCGCCTACGGGGCGAGCAAGGCGGCACTGAACAGCATGAGCCAGTCGCTGGCGCAGCACCTCGCGCCGCACGGGATCACGGTCTCGGCGGTCGCGCCTGGCTTCGTCGAGACCGATATGGCGGCGTCCCTGCTCGACGGCCCGGGCGGTGACGCGATCCGCGGACAGAGCCCGCTGGGGCGGGTGGCCACCGCCGACGAGATCGCGGACGTCGTGGCATTCCTGGCGTCGGACCGTGTGGTCATCACGACGGGCGCGATCGTCGATGCCAACGGCGCGTCCTACCTGCGGACCTGAGCTGGCCTCGTCGCCCGGCAGGTGGGCGGGCGCCGGCACGTGCGGGCTGGCGCCCATGAGGTGGTACAGCGGAGCGAGCACGAGGACCGCGTCGACGAGTTGCACGGTGTGTCCGTCCGCCGCGAGCGGCAGCGCGTAGGCGCCGGCACCGCCGCCCGCGTCGAGGATCGTCGCGGGTGGGGCCCGGTAGGTGGCGCGACAGGATGTCGAGGGTGCGCCACCACTCCAGTCGTCCGATCGGGTCCGTCCTGAGACGCGCGTGCTCGTCGGCGTCGTCACGATCGTGGCGGAGGATCGTCGGATCCGCGGGCTGATGGGTGATGGACGCAGTGAGCCGATCAATGCGTCACGGAGGTGTCAGGTGTCGAGGACCAGGCAGAACGGATGCCCGGCAGGGTCGAGATAGACACGGAAGGCGACGGGATCGGGCTGGACCTCGGTCGTGCGCGCGCCGATGGCGAGCACGGCCCGTTCACCCGCGTCGAGGTCGTCGACGAGGAAGTCGAGGTGGGCCTGCTGCGCACCGTCGGGTTCGGGCCACGGCGGCGGTTCGTGTCCAAGTGCCAGCTGGAACGCCAGCGTGTGCCCGCCTCCGCTGTCGAGCTGCACCCAGTCGTCATCGCGGTGGCCCACGGGCCAGCCCGTGATCCGTCCGTAGAAGTCGGCGAGCGCCTCGGGGTCCGGGCAGTCGAGCGCGGTCAGCTGGAGTCGTGCGATACCGGGCATGCGCCAGACGATACTACGCGACCACGCGACGCGACGTAGGGTGCGGTGATGGCCGATGACGACCGTGCCCGGGCACACGACGTGGTCGTCCTCGGCGCCACCGGCTTCGTCGGCCGCCTTGTCGCCGCTCACCTGGCGTCACACGCGCCGCCGCACGTGCGGGTCGCGCTGGCGGGCCGGTCCCGCGCGAGGCTGGAGGAGGTCCGCCGCGGCCTCGGTGCCCGCGCGGTCGACTGGCCCCTGCTGGTCGTCGACGCCACCGATCCCGACGCCGTCGGAGCGATGGCGGCCGACAGTCGGGTCGTCGCCACCACGGTCGGTCCGTACGCGCGGTATGGGCTGGCGGTCGTCGATGCGTGTGCCCGCGCCGGCACCGACTACGTCGACCTGACCGGCGAGGTGTTGTTCGTACGGGACGCCATCGACCGCCACCACGACACCGCCGGTGAGACCGGGGCGCGCATCGTGCACTCGTGCGGGTTCGACTCTGTGCCATCGGATCTCAGTGTCCTCCTCGCCGCCCGGGCGGCCGCCGGCGACGGCGCGGGCGTGCTCGCCTGGGCGACGCTGGTGCTGCGATCGGCCTCCGGCGGGATGAGCGGCGGCACTGTGGACTCACTGCGCGTGCAGGTCGACGAGCTGGCCGATGACCCGTCGCAGGCACGGATCGTCGACGATCCCCACGCGCTGAGCCCGGACCGTGCTGCAGAGCTCGATCCCGGCCGCGAGCACGGCGTCGCCGTCCCGCGATGGGACCCGCAGCTGTGCACGTGGACCGGCCCGTTCGTGATGGCGCCCTACAACACCCGTATCGTGCGACGAAGCAACGCGCTGCAGGGATGGGCCTACGGGCGCCGCCTGCGCTATCGAGAGGTCGTGGGGTTCGGCTGCGGCTGGAGGGCTGCGCTGCGTGCGGCGGGCATGGCGGCTGGCATCGCCGTGGGGCTGGGCGCGATGCGCGTCGGTCCGGCCCGCGCGGTGCTCGATCGCCTGCTCCCCGCACCGGGTGAAGGGCCCGACCGGGCCCGGCGGGAACGTGGGCACTTCCGCTTCGACCTGCACGCGGCCACTGTGACGGGTGCGCGGTACCGGGTGCGCTTCGCCGCACGGGGCGATCCCGGTTACGCGGCGACG
This window harbors:
- a CDS encoding PIN domain-containing protein; amino-acid sequence: MRQVYVESGAMIALLRPGHPTHKSMLSHFERLLEQRDLLVTTDIAVAEAATALRRDPGLYRAVAFRDALAQSVRGGGIRIVDSDDQLRQRAFAVMAANPDVTLTYGDCVAAAMASSKRVAAIVGTGSALRGLGYALEPEDA
- a CDS encoding CopG family transcriptional regulator, translating into MIRKQLYLDEDLDHELKLLAGRTGLSEAEHVRRALRHYLEHQNSGGGFAPLLDLARNGSTPLRSHGRQRSGRS
- a CDS encoding DUF192 domain-containing protein, producing MRALLPAVLLLVLAACGQGGPVSQDTGGDTAVPTSSAALTVDPATLRPSEGFDVSEVVFTDGDERITMPVLVADEPSLRSTGLMRRTELADDAGMLFVFDEPTSGAFWMKDTLLPLSIAFVGSDGTVQQVLDMEPCAANPCPRYTPDDPYVRAVEANQGYFAAHDITVGWSLEFGGRGGGGQ
- a CDS encoding SDR family oxidoreductase; this translates as MIDFTGRTALVTGSSRGIGAAIARRLAALGATVAVHYRAEQAAAEATLVGLTGDGHLIVGADITDPDAVGRMVAQVVAALGGIDVLVNNAGVYTHHPLDDVSYDDWQEAWTDTLAVNLLGAANLTWCVARHMIDTGRAGRIVNVSSRGAFRGEPDHPAYGASKAALNSMSQSLAQHLAPHGITVSAVAPGFVETDMAASLLDGPGGDAIRGQSPLGRVATADEIADVVAFLASDRVVITTGAIVDANGASYLRT
- a CDS encoding VOC family protein, with the protein product MPGIARLQLTALDCPDPEALADFYGRITGWPVGHRDDDWVQLDSGGGHTLAFQLALGHEPPPWPEPDGAQQAHLDFLVDDLDAGERAVLAIGARTTEVQPDPVAFRVYLDPAGHPFCLVLDT
- a CDS encoding saccharopine dehydrogenase NADP-binding domain-containing protein, translated to MADDDRARAHDVVVLGATGFVGRLVAAHLASHAPPHVRVALAGRSRARLEEVRRGLGARAVDWPLLVVDATDPDAVGAMAADSRVVATTVGPYARYGLAVVDACARAGTDYVDLTGEVLFVRDAIDRHHDTAGETGARIVHSCGFDSVPSDLSVLLAARAAAGDGAGVLAWATLVLRSASGGMSGGTVDSLRVQVDELADDPSQARIVDDPHALSPDRAAELDPGREHGVAVPRWDPQLCTWTGPFVMAPYNTRIVRRSNALQGWAYGRRLRYREVVGFGCGWRAALRAAGMAAGIAVGLGAMRVGPARAVLDRLLPAPGEGPDRARRERGHFRFDLHAATVTGARYRVRFAARGDPGYAATSVMMGECALALVVDRAALPDAAGVLTPATGIGVVLADRLRAVGFDIAVERV